The following are from one region of the Mycolicibacterium diernhoferi genome:
- a CDS encoding FAD-dependent oxidoreductase, whose translation MSRRAVVCGASISGLLAARALADTFDSVTVVERDALPEGVGQRPGAPQGNHLHQLLSSGLRVLEEFFPGLATELLRKGAPALDTRDLSQAYLEIGGHALLRDGSLADPDALNIVLASRPLLESVVRDRVRALANVDVVDGHDAIGPVLRGGAVAALRVSDRATGRERELPADVIVDAGGRGGRTPAWLADNGFRRPDEHTYRVQLTYATQLFRVSADMHEKVAIISPSLHRPTGAGLIAYEADTVIFTLIGVAGHQLPTDRAGILAGADHHLPAHLGAMLRAAEPIGSVQHRRYPSSVWRRYDKLAALPHGLLVIGDAVCSLNPVYGQGMTSAALQARVLHKTVAETGAEEVGRAYFRAAAKRIAPLWQGNRLNDFAVTPVDGWARWPQRVFNAYTTRFMAVASFDRVLTETFLRVLQGVDSGPALVTPGRVARVAAGTRRGARRC comes from the coding sequence GTGTCGAGGCGAGCGGTGGTGTGCGGGGCGAGTATCTCCGGTCTACTGGCCGCCCGCGCGCTCGCGGACACCTTCGACTCGGTCACCGTCGTCGAACGCGACGCGTTACCCGAAGGCGTCGGTCAGCGGCCCGGGGCGCCTCAGGGCAACCATCTGCACCAGCTGCTCAGCTCGGGGCTCCGTGTTCTGGAGGAGTTCTTCCCTGGACTGGCAACCGAACTGCTCCGCAAGGGCGCTCCGGCCCTCGACACCCGCGATCTGTCGCAGGCGTATCTGGAAATCGGCGGGCACGCCCTGCTGCGGGACGGCTCGCTGGCCGACCCCGATGCGCTGAACATCGTGCTCGCCAGTCGGCCCCTGCTCGAGTCCGTCGTCCGCGACCGGGTGCGCGCCCTGGCCAATGTCGATGTCGTGGACGGGCACGACGCGATCGGGCCGGTGCTACGCGGCGGTGCGGTCGCTGCGCTACGCGTCAGCGACCGGGCCACCGGCCGTGAGCGCGAACTGCCTGCCGACGTGATCGTGGACGCCGGCGGGCGTGGCGGGCGCACCCCGGCATGGCTGGCCGATAACGGCTTTCGCCGTCCAGACGAGCATACGTACCGGGTGCAGCTGACCTACGCCACGCAGCTGTTCCGGGTGTCGGCAGATATGCATGAGAAGGTGGCCATTATCAGCCCGTCGTTACATCGGCCCACCGGCGCCGGTCTGATCGCCTATGAAGCCGACACGGTCATCTTCACCCTGATCGGCGTGGCCGGGCACCAGTTGCCGACCGACCGGGCGGGAATTCTCGCCGGCGCAGATCACCACCTGCCTGCGCACCTCGGTGCGATGCTGCGCGCGGCCGAGCCCATCGGGAGCGTGCAGCACCGCAGGTACCCGAGCAGCGTATGGCGGCGATACGACAAGCTGGCGGCGCTCCCGCACGGGCTGCTGGTGATCGGCGATGCGGTGTGCAGCCTCAATCCGGTGTACGGCCAGGGGATGACGTCGGCGGCGCTGCAGGCCCGGGTACTGCACAAGACCGTCGCCGAAACGGGGGCCGAGGAGGTGGGCCGGGCATACTTCCGCGCGGCGGCCAAGCGGATCGCCCCACTGTGGCAGGGCAATCGGCTCAACGACTTCGCCGTCACCCCGGTCGATGGATGGGCCAGATGGCCCCAACGCGTCTTCAACGCGTACACCACCCGGTTCATGGCAGTCGCATCATTCGACCGGGTGCTGACAGAGACATTTCTGCGGGTTCTGCAGGGCGTGGATTCCGGGCCGGCCCTGGTCACCCCCGGCCGGGTGGCCCGCGTCGCCGCGGGCACCCGCCGGGGGGCGAGGCGCTGCTAG
- a CDS encoding manganese catalase family protein — translation MFTHNKDLQFEVRVTEPDPRFASLLMEQFGGANGELTAALQYFTQAFVLREKNPKMYDLFMDIATEELSHLEIVGTTITMLLDGLNDDLKIAHQRCDWMPAVASKTGKEQAIHQVAVNPMFLVLSGGGPDVKDSAGNNWTGAFIDANGDPSVDLRNNLAAESRAKVVYEYLKQFTDDPGVQDTLTFLMSREVAHYQQFTAALNELPVNFPPGQLPGDPRFQNVAFNMSNGHGSVRGPWNEGQGPWPEGIEWDYVEKPEQQWLGTSLRNNAGAEKNPDGQPGIDAEKPFTHEHHTATS, via the coding sequence GTGTTCACTCACAACAAAGATCTACAGTTCGAAGTCCGGGTCACCGAGCCGGACCCGCGTTTCGCTTCGTTGCTCATGGAGCAATTCGGTGGCGCCAACGGCGAACTCACAGCCGCGCTGCAGTACTTCACCCAGGCGTTCGTGCTCAGGGAGAAGAACCCGAAGATGTACGACCTGTTCATGGACATCGCGACCGAGGAACTCAGCCACCTCGAGATCGTCGGCACCACGATCACCATGCTGCTGGACGGGCTCAACGACGATCTCAAGATCGCTCACCAGCGCTGTGACTGGATGCCCGCGGTCGCCTCCAAGACCGGCAAGGAGCAGGCGATCCACCAGGTCGCGGTCAACCCGATGTTCCTGGTGCTCAGCGGCGGCGGTCCGGATGTCAAGGACTCCGCCGGCAACAACTGGACCGGTGCCTTCATCGACGCCAACGGCGACCCCTCAGTCGATCTGCGCAACAACCTGGCCGCCGAGTCGAGAGCCAAGGTGGTCTACGAATACCTCAAGCAGTTCACCGACGATCCGGGGGTGCAGGACACCCTGACGTTCCTGATGTCGCGCGAGGTGGCGCACTACCAACAGTTCACCGCCGCGCTGAACGAACTGCCGGTCAACTTCCCGCCGGGACAGCTGCCGGGGGATCCCCGCTTCCAGAATGTTGCATTCAACATGAGCAACGGACACGGCTCGGTGCGGGGCCCGTGGAACGAGGGACAGGGTCCGTGGCCCGAAGGCATCGAATGGGATTACGTCGAGAAGCCCGAACAACAGTGGCTGGGCACCTCGCTGCGCAACAATGCCGGCGCCGAGAAGAACCCGGACGGACAGCCCGGCATCGATGCCGAAAAGCCGTTCACCCACGAGCACCACACCGCCACCAGCTGA
- the katG gene encoding catalase/peroxidase HPI, whose protein sequence is MSDTSDARPPQSGAKTQSKSESENPAIDTPTPKAHAPLTNKDWWPEQVDVSVLHKQNPKGNPLGEGFDYAAEFAKLDLDAFKADVIDLIRTSQDWWPADYGNYAGLFIRMSWHAAGTYRIFDGRGGTGQGAQRFAPLNSWPDNANLDKARRLLWPIKQKYGNKISWADLIAYAGNAALEQSGFETAGFGFGREDIFEPEEMLWGQEDTWLGTDARYGGTNDSDRKLAAPFGATTMGLIYVNPEGPEGKPDPLAAAHDIRETFARMAMNDEETAALIVGGHTLGKTHGASADDVGPEPEGAPIEQQGLGWKCPFGTGNAGDTITSGLEVIWTGTNSQWSNAFLENLYGNEWELTKSPGDAWQFEAKDAPATIPDPFGGPPRKPTMLVTDVSMRVDPIYGPITRRWLDHPEEMDEAFRKAWYKLMHRDMGPISRYRGPWVAEPQLWQDPVPAVDHPLVDEADIAALKSKVLESGLAVPQLVKTAWASAASFRGTDKRGGANGARLRLEPQRSWEANEPSELAKVLPVLEKIQQDFNASAAGGKKISLADLIVLAGSAAVEKAAKDGGFDVQVHFAPGRTDASQEDTDVESFAVLETQADGFRNYVRPGEKTALEQLLVDKAYFLDLTAPEMTVLVGGLRAIGANHGGTKHGVFTDRPGALTNDFFVNLLDMGTEWKGSESAENVYTGYARGTGEVKWTATANDLVFGSNSVLRAVAEVYAQDDNKAKFVEDFVSAWVKVMNNDRFDLD, encoded by the coding sequence ATGTCTGACACCTCTGATGCCCGGCCTCCGCAGTCCGGCGCCAAGACCCAGAGCAAGAGCGAATCGGAGAATCCGGCGATCGACACGCCGACCCCCAAGGCGCATGCACCGCTGACCAACAAGGACTGGTGGCCGGAACAGGTCGACGTGTCCGTGCTGCACAAGCAGAACCCGAAGGGCAACCCACTCGGGGAGGGCTTCGATTACGCCGCCGAATTCGCCAAGCTCGATCTCGACGCCTTCAAAGCAGATGTCATCGATTTGATCAGGACTTCGCAGGATTGGTGGCCCGCCGACTACGGCAATTACGCCGGTCTGTTCATCAGGATGAGTTGGCACGCCGCCGGCACCTACCGCATCTTCGACGGGCGTGGTGGCACCGGTCAGGGTGCGCAGCGCTTCGCTCCGCTCAACAGCTGGCCCGACAACGCCAACCTGGACAAGGCGCGCCGATTGCTGTGGCCGATCAAGCAGAAGTACGGCAACAAGATCTCCTGGGCCGATCTGATCGCGTATGCCGGCAATGCCGCGTTGGAGCAGTCCGGGTTCGAGACCGCCGGCTTCGGGTTCGGCCGCGAGGACATCTTTGAGCCCGAGGAGATGCTGTGGGGCCAGGAGGACACCTGGCTCGGCACCGACGCGCGTTACGGCGGCACCAACGACTCCGATCGCAAGCTGGCCGCGCCGTTCGGTGCGACCACCATGGGCCTCATCTACGTCAATCCCGAAGGGCCGGAAGGGAAGCCGGATCCGTTGGCCGCGGCCCACGATATCCGCGAGACGTTCGCGCGGATGGCGATGAACGACGAGGAAACCGCGGCGCTGATCGTCGGCGGTCACACCCTGGGTAAGACGCACGGCGCCAGCGCCGACGACGTCGGCCCCGAGCCCGAGGGCGCACCGATCGAGCAGCAGGGCCTGGGCTGGAAGTGCCCGTTCGGCACCGGCAACGCCGGTGACACCATCACCAGCGGCCTGGAGGTGATCTGGACCGGCACCAACAGCCAGTGGAGCAATGCCTTCCTGGAGAACCTGTACGGCAACGAGTGGGAACTCACCAAGAGCCCCGGTGATGCCTGGCAGTTCGAGGCCAAGGACGCCCCGGCGACCATCCCGGATCCGTTCGGCGGCCCGCCGCGCAAGCCCACCATGCTGGTCACCGATGTCTCGATGCGCGTCGACCCGATCTACGGGCCGATCACCCGGCGCTGGCTCGATCATCCCGAAGAGATGGACGAGGCCTTCCGTAAGGCCTGGTACAAGCTGATGCACCGCGATATGGGGCCGATCAGCCGGTACCGCGGTCCGTGGGTCGCCGAGCCCCAGCTGTGGCAGGACCCCGTTCCCGCGGTCGATCATCCACTGGTCGACGAGGCGGACATCGCCGCGCTGAAGAGCAAGGTGCTCGAGTCCGGGCTGGCGGTGCCGCAACTGGTCAAGACCGCATGGGCATCGGCGGCGAGCTTCCGCGGCACGGATAAGCGTGGTGGCGCCAACGGTGCCCGGCTGCGGCTGGAGCCGCAACGCAGCTGGGAGGCCAACGAGCCCTCCGAGCTCGCCAAGGTGCTCCCGGTCCTGGAGAAGATCCAGCAGGACTTCAACGCATCCGCCGCCGGCGGCAAGAAGATCTCGCTGGCCGACCTGATCGTGCTGGCAGGCTCGGCGGCGGTGGAGAAGGCTGCCAAGGACGGCGGCTTCGACGTTCAGGTGCACTTCGCTCCGGGCCGGACCGACGCCAGCCAGGAGGACACCGATGTCGAATCCTTCGCCGTGCTGGAGACGCAGGCCGACGGCTTCCGCAATTACGTCCGCCCCGGGGAGAAGACCGCACTCGAGCAACTCCTGGTGGACAAGGCGTACTTCCTGGACCTGACCGCCCCGGAAATGACCGTCCTGGTCGGCGGTCTGCGCGCCATCGGAGCCAATCACGGCGGCACCAAGCACGGCGTGTTCACCGACCGGCCGGGCGCCCTCACGAACGACTTCTTCGTGAATCTGCTTGATATGGGCACCGAATGGAAGGGTTCGGAGTCGGCGGAGAATGTCTACACCGGGTATGCCCGCGGCACCGGTGAGGTGAAGTGGACGGCGACGGCAAATGACCTGGTTTTCGGCTCCAATTCGGTGTTGCGCGCGGTGGCCGAGGTCTACGCCCAGGACGACAACAAGGCCAAGTTCGTCGAGGACTTCGTCAGCGCCTGGGTGAAGGTGATGAACAACGATCGGTTCGACCTGGACTGA
- a CDS encoding Fur family transcriptional regulator, with the protein MVHAPGSATALRAAGLRVTRPRLIVMDAVDQNPHADTEVIFNAARRQLPDISRQTVYDVLNALTAVGLARRIQPAGATARYESRVGDNHHHVVCRSCGTIADVDCSVGDAPCLTASDDLGFDIDEAEVIYWGLCPDCVKARTSS; encoded by the coding sequence ATGGTTCACGCCCCGGGGAGTGCGACGGCATTACGGGCGGCCGGACTACGCGTCACCCGGCCGCGGCTCATCGTCATGGACGCTGTCGATCAGAATCCGCACGCGGACACCGAGGTCATCTTCAACGCGGCTCGACGACAGCTGCCCGATATCTCCCGTCAAACCGTGTATGACGTGCTCAACGCTCTGACCGCAGTCGGTTTGGCCCGCCGCATCCAACCCGCGGGGGCGACTGCCCGCTATGAATCCCGAGTCGGTGACAACCACCATCACGTGGTGTGCCGATCGTGCGGCACCATCGCCGACGTCGACTGCAGCGTGGGCGATGCCCCCTGCCTGACAGCCTCCGACGACCTGGGCTTCGACATCGACGAAGCCGAGGTCATCTACTGGGGATTGTGTCCTGACTGCGTGAAAGCGCGGACCTCCTCCTGA
- a CDS encoding sialate O-acetylesterase has protein sequence MRTPRNPDGDAPLWRRAGMELKSFVRRRLADRGIAVRPPDRPYLVVPILGQSNAFGMGLPLDRDGADKPHPMVHQFANSGPSKNTVVLGADPLFHETPSWRVGFGVTFGKALTEETGRAVLLVPCARGDTSFHPKNGYTWDIADTRTRRNLYRESVRSIDAALAAYPGSTVATVLWHQGESDVPLMSGADYQRKLDTLFGDLRDRYGAQTPIILGGMVPEEMELSGKDYTAINAVHEDTPRRLPRTAFVPGNRDSYNSAVDRHYNATGIRALGRDMWLAYRQIAADDLHSHRR, from the coding sequence ATGCGCACGCCCCGCAACCCCGACGGCGACGCGCCGCTGTGGCGGCGGGCAGGAATGGAACTCAAGAGCTTCGTCCGGCGCCGGCTGGCGGACAGGGGTATCGCGGTGAGGCCGCCGGACCGGCCGTACCTGGTGGTGCCGATCCTGGGCCAGTCGAACGCCTTCGGCATGGGGCTCCCGCTGGATCGCGACGGGGCCGACAAACCCCACCCGATGGTGCACCAGTTCGCCAACAGCGGGCCGTCCAAGAACACCGTGGTACTCGGAGCCGATCCGCTGTTCCATGAAACACCCTCGTGGCGTGTCGGTTTCGGTGTCACCTTCGGCAAGGCGCTGACCGAGGAGACCGGCCGCGCGGTCCTGCTGGTGCCGTGCGCCCGCGGTGACACCAGCTTCCATCCGAAGAACGGATACACCTGGGACATCGCCGACACCCGCACCCGACGAAACCTGTACCGGGAGTCGGTGCGCTCGATCGATGCTGCCCTGGCCGCGTACCCGGGCAGTACGGTGGCCACCGTGCTGTGGCACCAGGGTGAATCCGATGTGCCGCTGATGTCCGGCGCGGACTATCAACGCAAACTGGACACGCTGTTCGGTGATCTCCGAGACCGCTATGGCGCTCAGACCCCGATCATCCTGGGCGGCATGGTGCCCGAGGAAATGGAACTCAGCGGCAAGGATTACACCGCCATCAACGCCGTGCATGAGGACACCCCGCGTCGACTGCCGCGGACGGCCTTCGTGCCCGGCAATCGCGACTCGTACAACAGTGCCGTCGACCGGCACTACAACGCGACCGGTATCCGTGCGCTGGGTCGCGACATGTGGCTGGCCTACCGGCAGATCGCCGCCGACGACCTGCACAGCCACCGCCGCTGA
- a CDS encoding hemerythrin domain-containing protein, producing MDALTFLREDHKSVLGMLEVLDGAPGGTGAASSGLKTMVTNLVIAESQHEAIEEQYFWPAVRDAVENGDALADKAVEQEQLGKQLLQRLEDGEPGEPDYQEALQQFVQLGRDHISFEQEVVWPQFEAAVSREELVKLGEKLERAKKIAPTRPHPDTPPSPAALKTVGMVAATVDHIRDAATGRAADNPPDPQIH from the coding sequence ATGGATGCGTTGACTTTCCTGCGCGAGGACCACAAGAGCGTGCTGGGCATGCTCGAGGTGCTCGACGGCGCCCCGGGAGGCACCGGAGCGGCGAGCAGTGGGCTGAAGACGATGGTGACGAACCTGGTCATCGCCGAATCCCAGCACGAGGCCATCGAGGAGCAGTACTTCTGGCCTGCGGTGCGCGATGCGGTGGAGAACGGAGACGCCCTCGCCGACAAGGCGGTGGAGCAGGAGCAACTCGGTAAACAGCTGCTGCAGCGCCTGGAGGACGGCGAACCCGGGGAGCCCGACTACCAGGAGGCGCTGCAGCAGTTCGTCCAGCTGGGCCGGGACCACATCTCGTTCGAGCAGGAGGTCGTGTGGCCCCAGTTCGAGGCGGCGGTCTCCCGGGAAGAGTTGGTGAAACTGGGCGAGAAGCTGGAGCGGGCCAAAAAGATTGCGCCCACTCGTCCGCACCCGGACACCCCGCCGAGTCCGGCCGCGCTCAAGACCGTCGGCATGGTCGCAGCCACGGTGGATCACATTCGCGATGCCGCGACCGGACGAGCGGCGGACAACCCGCCCGATCCGCAGATTCACTGA
- a CDS encoding oxygenase MpaB family protein, producing MTMVVSTGIPTRHPAGPRPVPGMIKLLAFGLGIRKPSDRKWRRLGERLTVGDEPMDRLLDWMVDTGLAQTRPLFDRALREGIAAVPDAPQPLKDFFTDIEATPSWVDPEIIRRGQLVMRRGGADGMYVARDVSLLGGYQFSGFNRTLLRTGALEKGSNKRFAETMQWAMDVIAEGGLEPLGGGYQSTIRVRLIHAFVRRHVGAMPDWRADEWGVPVNQTDMAATLIGALIAPPAASLGMGILSSPQDLDAVAHLTRYVGWLIGVQDEWLPHNFRDGIRVLYHTLTALSAPDETTRQLATPMADDPLAWHYDNLRALRRRMARAQHLSVTSAFLGPRAMRMLGLPAFVPPWYPLLRLPVNVARSAVDMTMPGGMDRAARRGEREQQALLRTMIGDGHATIGESAAQVSRVA from the coding sequence ATGACCATGGTCGTGTCCACGGGTATCCCGACCCGGCATCCCGCCGGCCCACGTCCGGTGCCGGGAATGATCAAGCTGCTGGCCTTCGGCCTGGGAATCCGTAAACCGTCGGATCGGAAGTGGCGCCGACTGGGGGAGCGGCTCACCGTCGGCGACGAACCGATGGACCGATTGCTGGACTGGATGGTCGACACCGGGCTGGCGCAGACCCGGCCGCTGTTCGACCGTGCGCTGCGCGAAGGCATCGCCGCCGTGCCCGACGCTCCGCAGCCGCTGAAGGACTTCTTCACCGACATCGAGGCCACGCCGTCCTGGGTCGACCCGGAGATCATCCGCCGCGGCCAACTGGTGATGCGGCGGGGCGGGGCCGACGGCATGTACGTCGCGCGTGATGTGTCGCTGCTCGGCGGCTACCAGTTCTCCGGGTTCAACAGGACCCTGCTGCGCACCGGTGCCCTGGAGAAGGGGTCGAACAAGCGCTTCGCCGAGACCATGCAGTGGGCCATGGATGTGATCGCCGAGGGCGGTCTGGAGCCGCTCGGTGGCGGATACCAGTCCACCATCCGGGTCCGCCTCATCCACGCCTTCGTGCGCAGGCATGTGGGCGCCATGCCCGATTGGCGCGCCGACGAGTGGGGTGTGCCGGTGAACCAGACCGACATGGCGGCCACCCTGATCGGCGCGCTCATCGCCCCGCCGGCCGCCAGCCTCGGCATGGGCATCCTCAGTTCGCCGCAGGACCTGGACGCCGTCGCGCACCTGACCCGCTATGTCGGTTGGCTGATCGGCGTGCAGGACGAATGGCTGCCGCACAACTTCCGGGACGGTATCCGGGTGCTCTACCACACCCTGACGGCCCTGTCGGCGCCCGACGAGACGACACGTCAACTGGCCACGCCGATGGCCGACGATCCACTGGCCTGGCATTACGACAATCTGCGGGCGCTGCGTCGCCGGATGGCGCGGGCCCAGCACCTGTCGGTGACGAGCGCCTTCCTCGGTCCGCGCGCGATGCGGATGCTCGGGCTTCCGGCCTTCGTCCCGCCGTGGTATCCGTTGTTGCGGCTGCCCGTCAATGTGGCGCGCAGTGCCGTGGACATGACGATGCCCGGCGGGATGGACCGCGCGGCGCGACGTGGAGAGCGGGAGCAACAAGCCCTGCTGCGCACCATGATCGGTGATGGCCATGCCACGATCGGAGAATCCGCGGCGCAGGTGAGCCGGGTGGCTTAG